The sequence AAACAAGAGATTTTTCATCAACACACGTAAACACAAAGAACACGAGAAGGAAGAAGATAAAAATAGCTTTCTATTGCTATTATCAACAGTGTTGTTTTCTTATAGCATCCAAAACACACAAAGGGACAAAGGGTGTGACCAGAAAAATCCAATATATCGAAGAAGATTACAAAAAACTGATCTTTTTCACAAAGGGTCTCTGAATTTGCCCTTGTGATTCAAAGATTGTTGATAATTATGACGCTTATGATTGTGATGATGTATTCATGTGTTGTAGCTACCTGTGCAAAGCTCCAACTTTTGGAGACTGACCAACGAGGATAATCACCAACAGCACACACCCCAAACGACAACGTTTTCGATTGTAAATACAAAATAGAGATGCAGCGTAACAATGCACAGAACACAGAACACAGAAAACAGAGAGAAACAGgaaaacagagagagagagagagagagagcgagagagagagtgtgtgtgtttTTCAATCTCTCTCTTCTGCTTCTCTTAATTTTATGTTATTTGATTATGTtttgcttttctcttttctttttttgtctAAACTATGCTGAATTGCTGATGCAGAGTTTTGTGTTTTTGTGTTGGTGGTATAACAAAGTTGCGTGTAAGAACTGAAAACTTATAAACTTGGAGCAGAGGTGAGTGAAATTTTAACAAAATGGATTCAAATGAGGATGAATAATAAGAATAGGGTTCAACACTCCATGGAGTTTTAGGTTGAAATTTGTGTTTCGTTGATGGTGTTCTGTTTTAAGGTTTTTAGCTTAGGTTAGAATTAGTTTGTGTGTTgggattcattttaattttatcattattTATAGAGTACCTTAGAGGATTATACTAGAGTGATGATGTGTGAAGCATAGATGGTAAGTCTAGATTGTCAAGAGTTTTCCTATTTTTAGCTATCATGAATGAGAttgtaaataaaatttaattttgtaattttagaaaGAGATTAAATTTGATCATAAAGTTAATATAATTCTTTAGGATTAAATTCAATGTTCTAAAAAATTAGATCATGATTACATctcaataatgaaattaaaagcttATCATCATTTGAATATAAAAATGAGAATATGGAAATAGTAAATTGAAAGGGAAAAGACATAAACAAGTGTCTCCTTCGGTGATtttaacaaaaacttaaaatgaCATATCCCTATAGAATATTACATGTTGATTCGGGGATATTATATTTTTGGGTTATGCtacgtgtatactaaaatcaacTACCAAAATCagttatcagtataaaatatatgttaaaatataaatatatattaaaaataaattaaaccacatatatatttatatataaatacattagtaattaattttagtagctgattttaatgtacaaatagcattttcctATATTTTTAAAGACTAATGTTGGATTGTTGGTATATTTCAACATATTTGTTCCATGTGTGATGTGTGTGTGTGCTGGCTTATGACTAGTGAGATCATGGGATATGGACCAAGCGTCAACAAAGAAATAATAGATTAGGAGTTGGAAACTTGGAATGCACCATTATTTAATGTTTTACTTTTAGCAATAAAGATTTGAAAGCATCTAATACTTGGCAATTGCCAGTGATAATGAAGTAGCTAGCCTTTGCTTTGTTGCATTTGAGCCTATGAAATTGAGTACGTAGAAGCGTTAGTGGGATTCAAGtaagagagagtgtgtgtgtgtctgTGTGTGTGATGAATCTGATGCCATAAACTATGATTTGTCATTTTGTGATTTCATATATTATACGAGGATTTTGAGGGTGTCCAGACATGTTTAATAAAGTATAGCATTCAGACCAGAGCCACATTTGTTTAAGAGAAAATACGAGCAATGAAACTCAATCTCCCAAGTCCTAATAatgcactttttctttttctttttttccctttAAAGGAAATTATCCTGCTTGTTctactctttatatatatttaaccATAATTTATACTAGATAATTCAAATATTGTTGGTTGGGTGTCTGGGTGAGAAATATATATAACTAAGGAGTCaacttttttaataaaaaatcacctgatatttaatttaaaaaaagttATCTAATAAGAAATAGTGAGTGATGTAAATTGGAATATAAGCATCCCTATTACCTAAGAGCCTTTTAGGTTCCTAATATATATAAGTATTTTTGAATTTcagtaatttaaaaatattttagaatttatatcaataccaaatttttttttaatttgtgtgaattttgtatagttttttttgtttaaactttTTTAGAagttaacaaaaattaaattttagatttcttttaaatttaattataaaaataatgatACTATgttatgaaattattttttaaaaaagacacATAAGTGAAAATTATATCTCTAACAAAGCTCATAACATTTATGTGCTTTTATTTTTACTTGGTTGATAACAAATTCTCTGGAGTCGAATGGGTGATATTATAAACTTTTAAAGTAATGGAAgaaaaatcaatttttcaaaataaggAATGTATTAAATAATGTTTTGGctcttaaatattaaatatatattttcaaggATCCAATAGTGAATTTGTTTAATGATTAAAAGGATTCCTCAATATCATCAACGATATATGATTATTCTAAGAACTGTTTATACAACTTATATGAGTAATGAGCATGAGATGATGCTGACCTAAAGAATTAGCTTGGACCCCATTATTGCAAAGACGCCATCAAGAAATTTGAAGCacacaaattaaaagaaagaggagaaagcaAGTGAATTTCTTGAGGAAATTGGTGTTAGTAAGAAGGTAAAAGCATGAGCCTTCTAAAGGTAAATTAAAGTACTAAAGTATTTTTAAGAAATTTATTGTTACTGCCTTACTNNNNNNNNNTTCATAAAACTTGTGGCTGTAAGTAATGgctttattaaaataaaattgaggATTTTATTagcatatataaaattaattatatacacATATCGTATCTCACGGGCACGTGTTATTGTTGATTCTTAAGTTCAACTACAAACATTAAATTGTAACTAACCGATGCTTTAAGTATGAATACTATTGATAATTAATCTCAAAAATACTAATAATCATAAAGTTTTTATTTACCCGTATatattttaacttttaaatttaTCTAGCTTAATCTTTTAATCCTATATCCCTCCATTAAAGTTGATTGAGTGAGTGGGCATAATATaagtttaaatttaattaattgtgctgttaattttttgaaaaaaatagaatttgtTATTGGTGATATGGAATAACTAAGCCCCTGTAATCAATAATATAATGTTTATAAAACACTATATCCATAATATTTACTNNNNNNNNNNNNNNNNNNNNNNNNNNNNNNNNNNNNNNNNNNNNNNNNNNNNNNNNNNNNNNNNNNNNNNNNNNNNNNNNNNNNNNNNNNNNNNNNNNNNNNNNNNNNNNNNNTTTCAAAAAAactatatttttacaaacttatgaatttaaaacagaacaataaataatttttaaaaaattattaaaaattatcctTTAACTTTTTAGCATATAGAAAATTAttaccaaaattttttatgttgaAGAGTATTTTAAAGTATAGTCCTCCAAAATAGCATAagagttaaaatttaaaatttttttgagtcAGAAATTTTACCAATTTCTCATAACCTCTCAAACTCATAAATTTCTCATTTCAATTCAATCATGGACTATTTCAAAACCACTCAGACACATCACAAACACTCATTCATAAATTCTCAACCCTTCCAAACCTAAATCAACTCACTTCCAACTTATTTAACCCATTCTATCAACATACCCATGTTTATTGACAACATAAACATTCATATATCAAATTTCTCAATCAACTAATAATCAATTATCACAATCTCATACAACAATTTACACCACTTACCTCAACTTATCACAAATGGAATTTTCTCACCCTATCATGACCTCCGGCCCAATTTCACAAATCACAATATTCATACATTCAATTCTCAATTGAAACTCAACATTTGTACTCATTTTCATGCAACATAGCACTAACATACATCACAATATCCAATTTTAACAATATCACATAACACTTCTCAATTCATCAAAAACTCATTATTTCCActttcaatttcatgccaaaatACATCAATCAACTCAATACTCACGCTAATCATTATTCAAGCATATCAAcaatcaattcaattcaacttatcctagggGCAAGTAACCTAGGTTTTCACATACCCTTACATAATGCCTACTCAAAACTACCACTCATACCTTAATGTCGCAAATCCAAGCTTCCAagctgttagaaacaagagagaaATCTGAAGAAAGTGTTTTGTATATTATACAGTGTATGGAATGTACAAAGGATATATATAGGTGCTagaagaatcaaaataataaaagtatacaatcctacaattaatatacagatatgctatataaatataaagatACAAATTGATCTAATATTGATTCTAATTCATTCTCTAACAACCCCCCCTTCAAACTCAAGTaggagctaaggataccatcttgagtttggataTCAGAGTTCGAAAATGAGTCGGATGATGAGCCTTCGtaaagatatcagcagtctgatccagtgttacaacagcaatgagacgaacagcatcaataaggatgCGTTGTCGAAGAAGGTGACAATCAGTCTCAATATGTTcggtgcgttcatgaaacacatcattatgggcaatctgaATAGTACTGCGGTTGTCAAAAAAACTATCAGTTGGGGACGACTGCAGTGCACCCAAGTCTTCGAGAAGTCAACGAATCGAGACaacctcagcagtggtgtcagcgagagCACGGTATTCAACTTCTATActtgatcgagcagtgaacgtttgcttcttatcTCGCCTAGAAATGAGATTGTCTCCAAGAAATAAACAATAACCAGTAATAGAATGACGATCAgagggatcaccagcccaatcagcatctgaGTACGTTTGAAGGGATAAAGATGAATggacagaaaaataaaggccatgaaatagggtgcctttgatgtagcgaagaatgcgaagaactgtCGCATAGTGAGTAGTATGAGGTGCCCGACAAGAACTGGTTAAGAACATGAACCGGATAGGCAATGTCTGGTCGAATGACAGTTAAGTAGACAAGTCCTCCAACTAACTGTCGATAaagagtaggattatccaaaacagttccatccataggagtaaaacgaacattaggctcaagggAAGTAAACTCAGTGTGACTGTCTATAATCCTGGcacgagcaagaagatctgaagcatacttagcatgagtgagatagatgccatcatctaTGGAtatgacctcgagaccaagaaaataattgaaagaaccaagatctttcatctcaaaagtaTATTGAAGGGAGGctttgagatcagagataccatcaacatcatcttcAGTAATCACTACAAAAAAttctggtaaaaacggcggtttttttttataaatgaaatattatataactcataaacaaaatattaatataatatgtaatttttattattgaaaatcaaaagtaataactcctATACAAAACCTTGTCTTACTAAACTTACCAAAATACAAACATTGCAATAAACACTAATCAGTCAAATCTACCCCTTCCAGTCCCTAAAATATGTTAATATCTAATAATGTATTTAAACCATCTAATAAGTGCTGTCTTTTTCATCTAATACAAGACAAGTAGCTTAgctaagtgatgatgaataagatttggaggccaaaaatttcttccttttgtaattaactttaaaacaagCCTGCCTTAGTTTCTTGGTCTCTTGTGTGAGTTTCATCCCAAGAACTTGCTCCAACATCTTTGTTTCTTGCTCCAACACTCCAAGCACCAACACAAATAACAAATAAGCTTTCAGCGCAGTGAGAGGTAGACAACAAATAATCTTAGAAATAATATCCTTACTAAGACTGCTAGTTAATCTTCTTATTATTTTTGTAGATAACTAGTGAAGTGAATGCCTACTAACCTCAACTTAAGGTGACTCTATTAACTTGAAATTGACTTCAAATTGTGCTGTATTTTAGAGGTATTACATCGTTCAGGAGAGCCAGAATGAGCAGTGACACACTCCACAGTTCTAAACCCTTTTCCTCTCTGAGTGAATGAGAACAGCAGCAGAAATCAGATACAATATAAGTAATTTCTGCATTTTTCCATTTTATATAACAAATAATGAGGCCTTGGCTTATACATTAACAAGAGTTGAAGATCTAAACCCTGTTTCACATGAAAAATTATTACCAACAGATTCATATTAGTTAAAGCAAGTTAGTTAGTTATCTAAATAATCAAACAACTCATTTACATAAGAACACTGAGACACACTATCTGTTTTCAATTAATTCTTTTTAATACTTGATTTATGGTTATTTGATTAGTAAGAATGTTAGCAAAATTGTGTGCAATATCAGAAGTATTTAATAAATGAAAACAAGCAAAGTAGcagcaaatataataaatataaaaatagagaAATTTAGCAATGCCATTCGAGAGGACTACATTAAAACCAACCAAGATTCATCAAAGAATTAAAGAAAGAATAAATTTTATAACCTAAAACACAACTCTTTTCTCATCCCATTAAGCATAAAATTTCTTAAATCTATGAGCAGGAAAAAAAAACTTACTCAAATTATGACTCAACATGAATAATTTTCCAACAAAGCCCAGAAATTGCACAGTAATTAGGAAGCTCAGAAGCCATGGTGAGCGATATTCTCAAGAAACAAAACAATAAGGAACAATTAGAGAATGTTGTGCCGTGTTGCAaaccaaatcaaatcaaattgagCTCAAAAACGAACAAAGTTTCAAACTTTGATACAACATCATGATGTGTAATAAGcatgtaaaatataaaaaaataaaaataaaaagagaaaaaacctCAGAAACAATAAAGGGTAACTGAATTTACCTGCAAAAGGGTTGAAGATTGATGATTGTTTGGTTTTCTGTTTCTGCGActacaatgaaaatggaaatttggAACAACTGAACAAGAACAAGGAACAGAAAAACCAagcaagttagttagttagttatctaAATATTTTAAAACATATATCTAATATGTCTTCTCAAAAATGGCTATAGTGGTGCAATATCTAAATGAGAGTGACTGGTTATAGAAGAAAAATGGCCACTAGGAAAATAAAGTGGATGCCATTGCAGCAATGCTATTATTTGTTGTTTCCACATTCCCAAAAATAcacataatattattttatttaacggATCCATTGATGCATATAGGATGATGAATCCTTCTCATCATCATGttaattttttacataattttattATCacgtataattttttttaatcttttactTAAAATATGAGActtaaacaaactaaaataagtaacattagaaaataaataataaatataacaaaaaatcaCATGTAATGAAGTTATATTAATGATTGATTATTGATGTATCCATTATTGTAGTGATAAGGGTATGCATGCATGCCTATGAGATGGTGCAGCTAAATAGATAAAATCCACTAACCCAGTGAACTTTAAAAGCTTCACTGCCCCTTGTATTTTAGCCTCAGCTTCTTTTTCTATACCCATACTAAACCATATCCAATTATAATAATTTCATATCCAAATTTAGGAATCTTCaaccaaaagaagaaagagatagATGATGATGAGCTTATGATAATGCAGAATGAGTATAGATAGATAGAGATTTTGAGTGGGTTCAAAAGTCCACAAGACAAGGAAAATCCCTTTATAGTTCATAATATTCTAACTGGAATGGGAATTTTAAATCCATTGTCACATGACAACCACTTATATAGGCCAGCTGAAAATAGTTTGGTAAAAGTAAGAAATAGTGAAcaatgttttaatttaaattgcaaATTTCTAACAGGGATACAGTTCTACCAAAATGACCGCAAAACCATTTAAGATGTTGTCTTCTTCACATTCATCTTCATTGTAAAACCATATACCATTAACTTCTTGAGCCGCATTTCGATATAATAGGTATGGCTTTTTAAGTTCATACTCAAAATCCAATAGATTTTCTACTAGGTTGTTTGTCAGAACAAATATTACAAAGAAAGTTGTAAATCAGAAAACTGATAGCACAAATCAGGCACACAGATGAATGAGAGCAGAGCACTAGTACATTTATATTTCTCCAAACAATGAGGAAATAATAAATCAAGCACTGCCAAAAAGAGAATATGTAATCTACAGCAACAATAATGCAAAATATATTTGAATGATTGAATCTATCCAGCACTGAACATTAATTAGCATTTAGCAGTTAATCTTGGAACTAAAAACACCACAAAatggattcaattaaaaaaaaaagaaacacaaaTCCGAACCTGTATTTTGTCGATTCATGACAATGAACTGAAACTGAGGCTGCACATTCCTGAAAaacgcaaaataaaaaaaataagggaAATTGGTCAAGGATCAAAGTGCACATGAACTGAAGCATATGGAAAGAGGAAGAAGCAGTGTTCATTGATGACCTCTTGACAACAAATAGAGATCCTTCGACGTCCTTACGACTCtggaaaaaaaaagaatacaTCCAGAAATTGAAGAAACGAGATGAGAGATTATAGAAATGtgtcaagagagagagagagagagagagagagagagaacggaCCCACTGATTAGTTTCAATGTTGAATTCGTAGAAAGAGACATGAGCGGCGGTGAAAAGAATCTCGGCGATGAAGGGATTGAAGCGCTGGAGGACGGTGAGATTCAGCACCTTGGTGCTCTGCCTATCCAGATTCGGCATCAGTTTCTTACTCTGACTCTGCGACATCTTTAGCTCACAACCAAAATAACAACTTATAAGATGTACAAACTTATATATACAACCAGAGTATTGGAAAGGGTAAAATCTTACaggtttgaaattagaaatttaaTAACAAACTAAGTGAACTACTGGACCAAAGTTGGCCATTGAAGCCCCAGCACAGCATTCATTGCCATATGAGGATAGAATGAAGTGAAAAAGTATACTAAAACTGAAAACAGCAGCGttgctttaaattaaaaatagcagTCATATTAGTTAATACAAACTGCAATTGGTGTAGGGATTGGATTCACCTTTTTCTTTTTGACGGGTTTGAGGATCTTGATGATGCATTTTTCATTATCGGTGGAGTGAACGCCCTCAGATCAAAGACCTCATTGTATTTCCCTCTTCCCACCTTCCTCACAACCTCGTATTCATCTTGCTCCCTGCAACTCATGAACTCAATTTTTTAAACAgacattaaataaacaaaataggaattCAAATTGATGGGAAGGTAACTAAAGCAAATTCATTCCCTTCTTTCCCACTTTAAGAAGAATAGATAGTTAATTTTACCTCCCTGTAAGCATGAATGCATTGAAGAAGTGGCTCCTTAGCCTTGAGGTTACTTTTTCCTTCCTGCTTTGCAAATAACACCAGAAATTATTAATGTATCTcataaaagttaaaagttaaatcCTTGCTTATGTACTAAGGCTTAGAATCTGACCTGAATTTCCAGCAGTTCTTGCTTTGCTACCTCCACTGATGATAAAGTACTGAATGATTGCAGCTGTGAAAAACCACAATTCTATTTTAATAGACATGCATAAGAGAAGAGGAATAGTGGATGCACAGCCAATAAAATACAGACCAATATGAGCAGCGCTGCTTGGGCTTCCTTTCTGGAATCTCCCGGTGCACTGTGTTTCTTCAACTTGTCTTTTTGTTTTGATACTCTATCTAAATATTAACGTGCAATCCTGAGACGGAACAAGGAATCGGAGAGAACATCAAGGAATAGCCGCTAAGTTCCTCAAAGCATGAACATAAATTAATGTCACAGGAATTATCGTTAAGTGCATTATCATTAAAACCGCATAGTAACAAAGAAATGATAATTGGAATTAGAAAAAGAAACAAGCCTAAGATAATTTGATTTAGTTTTGATATGCAAAAAATTGTTCCCAATTTTTTACctaaaaataaattgaacaaggaagaaaatcaaaacctgaaattaaataaaataagtagcAGTTAGCATAGAACAATCAAAACCTAGAATCAAACGAAATAAGGTTGATGAGGAGAAGAAAAGCTCGAAGAATAGAAACTAATAGAATACCTAGCAAATTGCATCAATGGAAGCAAATGTACCATCAGAGGAGAAGCATTGATGGACATGACATCGATGGAGGGGAAGAATCATTGATGGAGGAGAAGCTCGCAGAGCAGCGGCGATGTCGTTTTTGAATTCTGCCACACCAACACAACTCTCACACACATAAAACAAGGAATCGAAAGAATAGTAATAACCGAGAGGAAGTAACAAATCATGAAtcaaaagaagatgaagaagaagaggatgagAATTTTGTATACAAACCTAAAAGTGAGAACGAACACGGAGAAGACGAGCTAGGGTAAGAAGCTCACACAACATAGAGCGCAGAAGTTCGATAGAGGAGAAGCTCGCATCAATGGCAGAGAAGCTCACAAGAATAGAGGAGAAGCTCGCATTAATAGAGGAGAAGAAGCCACTGGAGGAGAAGCTCGTTGCTCACGCTCTCCTCTGTGATTCGCAATTAGGTTTAGGTTGGGTTTTCTTCTAACAACAGTTATTACTTATTACTGCCAAAATCATTAAAAATGTCCTTCCCTTACAAATACATTATGGCGGTGACATAAACCGCCTTAATTCATGAGTATTGTGGCGTTTTTATGAAACTGCCTTAATATTAATGACATTTTAACCagttttttttgtagtgaatgatcatgtcatcaacatacaaaagcagaagaacaactccacgtttacttttacgaataaagagagcattctcatgagggctGCAAGTGAAACCAATATTGCATATAGTGGTGCTGaaattgtcaaaccattcacgaggagcttgcttaagaccATGAAGTACCTTGCGAAAGAAACAGACTTTgctagaaggacaaggataacctgaaggtggtttcatatagaccttTTTTAAATATCCATTAAGAAATgtattcttcacatccatctgactgagagatcATTTTTTAACTACAGCAATGGCAAGAAAAGCTCTAACAGATGTGAGACGAGCAACaagagcaaaagtctcttcataatcaataccatactcttgcgtacaatcTTAAGCAACCAGTCGTGCTTTATAACGGTCAATAAAACCATCAGagtgagtcttgatcttgtatacccatatACTGTCCACAACTTTCTTattagaaggaggatcaaccaaatctcAAGTGTGTACTTTTTCAAGTGCttgtatttcttcctgcattgcttgttgcTAATTTGGATTTGTGGAAGCTTCTCTaaatgacttaggttcatgttgataaagaatagtagaaaaataatgataatcaagAATATGAGGAGATGGATTTattaccctagaagaacgagtggAAGGAGGAGGTATGACGGTAGGAGTAGGATCGACGTTCAGTCTgaaatcatcgggagatggaAAAGGCGGAAGAGTAGGAGGCTGTAGAGGTGACTCGAGATAGAacctgtagaatcatcactaggaaaaagatcaacattggagTTAGTGAAAAAAGGTGACTGAATAGAAGGAATGGTCTTAAAGAAGGAGAACCGAGAAAACATGTGATTCTtccagaagacaacatgacgagatatacgaatacgtctagagagaggatctcaacaacaataacccttgtgttcaatgccataaccaaggaaacaacacatgcgagcctgaggttcaagtttactatgttcatgagactgaagaagaacaaaacagacacaaccgaaaactcgaagagaactGTAATCTGGAAAGGTATAATAAAGACGCTCaagggagtaacattaccaagaatagaagaaggaagtctattgataacatgaacatcGGTAAGAATAGCTTCACCACATGTACACTCAAGacacgaaaagaaaagaaatattgcacgaacagagtcaagaatgtgacggtgtttgcgttcaactcgtccattttgttgagacgtaccAAGGCAAGAAAATTCAGACAAAGTATCCTGTTCTGCAAGAAAGGTTAAAAGTTTGGAATCAcagtattccatagcattatcgcgTCGAAAAgccttaatgaccttggaaaactgagttttaatcatagtggcaAAACTAATATAAATCTGAGGTAACTCGTgacaattagtcatcaaataaacccaagtaaagcgTGAATAATTATCAATGAAAACGACAAAGCATCGAGCTCCTCCCATAGAAGCGGTGGGagcggggccccaaacatcaaagtggataagatcaaaaggagagcaagaaAGAGAGGAATTATTATTTTTGGTGTATTATAAAAGGAATTCGGCGTATTAGTGTATTTAATCTTGTTTCCCTGGATTTTTTTGAACCTGTAATTACCAGCATTTCAATACATCACAGACAGCTTCATAGAAGTTTATTTTTATAAAGAAAATTTATAAAAATGTTGGATTAAATATTCACAAACTATACAATTTATAAAAAGTATGTGTTCAAACAGACAATTTAGTGCACAATTTTTAACATTCTACGACATTCAAACTATTAACTGTCAATATTTTCTAAACGCAATTCACAATAAGGACTCAATAATGCTGCAGACATCTTGGACAATCTGATGGCTTCACTTTCTTCCTTCAAGAGCTTATGCGGCACATTCATTGGAGGGATGTGCAGCAAACCATCAAATCCAAATTCCTGGATGATGGCCTTCTTTTCATTGCTCATGTTTTGGAACTTATCATGCAAGAGTCTTGTCGAGCCTCTCAAATCATGAGTTTTTTGTGAACAAACAAGAATAATTTAAATAAACTATATGTATACAAGGAAAAATTGAGTTGGTTTAAGATATCTGTGCTTACATAGTGCAGCAGGGTTCTTGCTTGTCATTTTTACTACAaggaataaaaaataaagttaatAGATAATAACATCACCAGTTACACTCGAATTCACTTGAAATACACCGAAATACTAGCCATATACATCtctattattttttagattacaTGACATAATATGAGCTTAAAATGATATTCAGGTCAACCAAACATGCATAAAATGACACCAGAAGTACAAGGACAATATTCTGTTTTTAGTTACACATGGGATAGGACAACAGCACCAATTACACTCGAATTTACTTAAAATCCACTAAAATACTAGCCATATACACCtctattattttttagattacaTGACATAATATGAGTTCAAAATGATATTCAAGTCAACCACATATGCATAAAATGACACTAGAAGCACAAGGACAATATTCTATTTCTAGTTACACTAGGGATAGGACAACAGCACCAATTACACTCGAATTCGCTTGATATACACCGAAATACCAGCCATATACACCTTTATTATTTTGTTGATTACATGACAAAATATGAGTTCAAAATAATATTCAAGTCAACCAAACATgtataaaa is a genomic window of Arachis ipaensis cultivar K30076 chromosome B06, Araip1.1, whole genome shotgun sequence containing:
- the LOC107647848 gene encoding mRNA-decapping enzyme-like protein, producing the protein MSQSQSKKLMPNLDRQSTKVLNLTVLQRFNPFIAEILFTAAHVSFYEFNIETNQWSRKDVEGSLFVVKRNVQPQFQFIVMNRQNTVLDLLFPHCLEKYKCTSALLSFICVPDLCYQFSDLQLSL